From a single Rutidosis leptorrhynchoides isolate AG116_Rl617_1_P2 chromosome 5, CSIRO_AGI_Rlap_v1, whole genome shotgun sequence genomic region:
- the LOC139848461 gene encoding protein ALP1-like — protein sequence MAYGTTPDMFDEYIKIGEKTAALCLDNFCRCAFHLFAPVYLRKPTADDIARLYNFHEQKHGLPGMLGSIDCMQWEWKNCPIAWQGQYTRGDQKGPSIMLEAVASQDLWIWHAFFGMAGAKNDINVLNFSPLFNTIKEGTAPPSPFNVNGHHYDRGYYLGDGIYPDWVMLVKATHNPIDEQRKKFNRFQESARKDIERAFGVLQGRFAMLKTSTRSMDFNKIIRYMYACVVLHNMIQENNGFVISKRDEKMIAHPSNRPRRLERNLRDRDARIKEIRDKQVHNRLESDLTEHIWNLSPYFRSANINIDN from the coding sequence ATGGCGTATGGAACTACACCAGATATGTTTGACGAATATATAAAAATTGGTGAGAAAACGGCTGCTTTATGTCTAGATAATTTTTGTAGATGCGCATTTCATTTGTTTGCTCCCGTGTATTTGAGAAAACCAACCGCCGATGATATTGCCCGACTTTATAATTTTCATGAACAAAAACATGGTCTACCAGGTATGCTCGGTAGTATAGATTGTATGCAGTGGGAATGGAAAAATTGTCCAATTGCTTGGCAAGGACAATATACTCGAGGTGATCAAAAAGGCCCATCTATTATGCTTGAAGCAGTGGCTTCTCAAGATTTGTGGATATGGCATGCATTCTTTGGTATGGCTGGTGCAAAGAACGACATTAACGTTTTAAATTTTTCACCGCTGTTTAACACTATTAAAGAGGGCACTGCTCCACCTTCACCGTTTAATGTAAACGGTCATCACTACGATAGAGGGTATTACCTAGGTGATGGTATATACCCAGATTGGGTTATGCTGGTCAAAGCTACCCACAATCCAATTGATGAACAGCGTAAAAAGTTTAATCGGTTTCAAGAAAGTGCAAGGAAAGATATTGAACGTGCTTTTGGAGTACTACAAGGTAGATTTGCCATGTTAAAGACTTCGACAAGATCTATGGACTTCAACAAAATTATAAGATATATGTACGCTTGTGTTGTATTACATAACATGATTCAAGAAAATAACGGTTTTGTGATTTCGAAAAGGGATGAAAAAATGATTGCTCACCCAAGTAACCGACCTAGAAGGTTGGAAAGGAATTTGAGGGATCGAGATGCCAGGATTAAAGAAATCAGAGATAAGCAAGTTCACAATCGGTTGGAGTCAGATTTAACCGAGCACATTTGGAACTTATCACCTTATTTTCGTAGcgctaatattaatattgataattaa